The nucleotide window GTAATAGATCGGCTAGATTTAATTAAGCTAACGGCGTTAGCCAACTCTGCCAGCTGTAATGCCGCACAGTTAAATCGGCACCGTATGTTAGGCCTTGCTCTGTGCTTTGCCCTGTGTGTGGTCATGATGATGGCTTTAACaatgcattttattattttttttattttaaatttttaagGAGACGAGATGTTTTCGGACATCTACAAAATCAAAGAGACCGACATGATGTACGAAGTTGAGGGAAAGGTTGGTAACGTTTATATGTTGAACATTTGGCTTGATGTAATTTCTCGCACCTATAACTAGGACTCACCGACGTCACGCTGAGGTCCGTTCTCCACCCAACTCTGGGATTCAAATTTCGCATTCAGTGGTTAAACAACTGCACTGACAACCAGACAGCAACTACTTATTGTATTCAAGTTTTGAGGCTGTCTCATTTCTTCTGGTTTATGGTTGTTTTAAACATAAAAGATGGTAGAGATGCACACAATACTCAAGCCTGAATGTCTTGTTTGTTACAGATGATCTCAAGATCGGTAGGTGACATTGATGACTCGCTTATTGGTGGCAATGCATCAGCAGAGGTCCAGGATGAGGGGACAGAGTCTTCCACTGTCTCTGGAGTTGATATCGTCCTGAACCATAAACTTTCTGAGATGCCCCCCATGGATAAGAAGGCTTACATCGCTTATGCCAAGGAGTACATGAAGGCGTAAGTGAGGGGGGTAAAAGGGGTCTATGAGGCGTGATGAATGTGTTGCTGCAGAGGTGGGTGAAATATTGTGACTCCCCTACAAAGTTCTTTACCCCTAACCTGAAGTGTAATACTGGAGTAATTTGAACCCAGAGTCTTTCATCATGACAACAAGTCAAACACCTTCTCAAAAGCTAAATTACATTGAGCAAAGGAGTGCCGAGTTTGACCGGCTTTAGCGCTTACGGTGCAAGTACTAGGGGCCAAGTGCTAAATGTATCCAAACCACCATTTTTAAACCACTATTaatgctcaaaatagcaccgaACGTCTGAGGTAGTATCAATagggtccctacacataaaatgAAGCATCAAGCAGCTAGTAAGTGTACCGGGAGTTTATTTAAAAGGCTGTTTTACAAAGCTGTATCTTACGTAATATAGTTGGTCAATATTTAGTATTAAATAGCTTAACTAGCTGGGGATGTTCAGTAATATTTagtgtgttagtttgtgtttGAGATTTAGTCATTCATCTGGATCTGTTCACCTCAGTGATGAGGACATTGGCTGACAATAGTTATGTTAATGGATAATGCTACAGGTATTTCACTTAACCCAGTGCATCAACAGAACATTTAATGGAATAGCTACTCAATCCTTTGCAGATTTGAGAGAAATTGATTATAACAGCCATCGCCATGTGTAACTTGCCAGAGGACAGTGATGCTTACTTAAACAATTGAAAACCCTGACACTAAATGTTTGTAGTGGCACTAGTTAAgagtacataaaaaaaaatcacaattgGATATGTACCTCAGTTTAGATCATGGTTTGGTTAATTTACAGTACAGTAAGCCTGTAAAATCGGCTAACCTAATGTTAACTGGCAATTTTGCTGATGTGCAACACAAACTAAGTAGGA belongs to Alosa alosa isolate M-15738 ecotype Scorff River chromosome 23, AALO_Geno_1.1, whole genome shotgun sequence and includes:
- the tpt1 gene encoding translationally-controlled tumor protein homolog, which encodes MIIYKDLLTGDEMFSDIYKIKETDMMYEVEGKMISRSVGDIDDSLIGGNASAEVQDEGTESSTVSGVDIVLNHKLSEMPPMDKKAYIAYAKEYMKAVKNKLQETNPDRVQAFQDGAGAEVKKIIGKIKDYQFFCGESMNPDGAYGLLDFREDGITPYMLFFKDGLEVEKC